One window of Pseudomonas urmiensis genomic DNA carries:
- a CDS encoding ATP-binding protein produces the protein MIEVQHPPHAASLLESMRSIGYTLDSALADLIDNSISAHAKEIHIEFRPTDNPYIAIIDDGKGMSHEVLQSAMRHGSKNPLLERGEDDMGRYGLGLKTASISQCRRMTVISKQDADINAFCWDLDVVIEKGAWVMLQLELSDCQALPHFSQLESKKSGTMVLWQELDKLLVGEADPENALGTKMLAAREHLSLVFHRFLTKEGSKPKISMALNGSAIVPFDPFLANHKATQPLDEEKFSVEGKRVVVKPFILPHMSKLSSNDVQLIGGSEGFRSQQGFYIYRNRRLIIWGTWFRLARKDELSKLARVRVDIPNTLDHLWTLDIKKSAAHPPELVRQNLKRTVDRIRSVSGRTIAFKGRKISDSDVAPGWNEVLDRSGVRFDVNRNHPLISEFSKSLDKEGRARLNLVLGVIESSFPADALYNRMASDVRPDFASDSAVENINDMISTIIVNMPADSPTRRQLLMSLHLIEPFNLYPELTKKIVEEYNS, from the coding sequence ATGATAGAGGTTCAGCACCCTCCCCACGCAGCGTCACTGCTCGAATCAATGCGGTCAATTGGCTACACCTTGGATTCGGCGTTGGCGGACTTAATTGATAATAGTATTTCCGCCCATGCCAAAGAGATCCACATCGAGTTCCGCCCTACTGACAACCCTTACATCGCGATAATAGATGACGGAAAAGGAATGTCGCATGAGGTGTTGCAGAGCGCAATGCGACACGGCAGCAAAAACCCTCTTTTAGAGAGGGGGGAAGACGATATGGGTCGGTATGGCTTAGGGCTCAAGACAGCATCCATATCACAATGTCGCCGGATGACTGTCATTTCCAAACAAGATGCTGATATCAACGCATTTTGTTGGGATCTCGATGTCGTTATCGAAAAAGGCGCTTGGGTCATGCTTCAGCTTGAACTCTCAGACTGCCAAGCCTTACCTCACTTTAGTCAGCTAGAAAGTAAAAAATCAGGGACGATGGTACTGTGGCAAGAACTCGACAAATTGCTTGTTGGGGAAGCAGATCCAGAAAACGCATTGGGAACAAAAATGCTTGCGGCCCGCGAGCATCTATCACTTGTTTTCCATCGCTTCCTAACAAAAGAAGGGAGCAAGCCAAAAATATCAATGGCTCTCAACGGTTCTGCGATTGTTCCGTTTGACCCTTTCTTGGCCAATCATAAAGCTACTCAGCCTCTGGACGAGGAGAAGTTTTCCGTCGAAGGCAAAAGGGTCGTAGTCAAACCTTTTATTTTGCCGCACATGAGCAAACTTAGCAGCAATGATGTACAGCTAATCGGCGGGAGCGAAGGCTTTCGAAGCCAGCAGGGATTCTATATATATAGAAATAGAAGACTGATAATTTGGGGAACTTGGTTTCGCCTAGCAAGAAAAGACGAGCTAAGTAAGCTTGCGCGAGTACGGGTAGATATCCCCAACACACTTGACCATCTTTGGACTTTAGATATAAAAAAATCGGCCGCTCATCCGCCTGAGTTGGTTCGGCAAAACTTAAAACGGACAGTGGACAGAATCAGGTCCGTCAGCGGCAGAACGATCGCTTTTAAGGGTCGCAAAATCTCTGACTCTGATGTCGCCCCTGGCTGGAACGAAGTTCTCGATAGATCAGGTGTTAGATTCGATGTGAATCGAAACCATCCACTAATTTCAGAGTTCTCAAAATCTCTAGACAAAGAAGGAAGAGCACGACTCAACCTAGTTTTAGGGGTTATCGAGAGCTCATTCCCTGCGGACGCCTTGTACAACCGTATGGCAAGCGACGTCCGACCTGATTTCGCAAGTGACAGTGCGGTCGAAAATATCAACGATATGATTTCGACAATTATAGTAAATATGCCAGCAGATTCGCCGACCAGAAGGCAACTGCTAATGTCGCTTCATTTAATAGAACCATTTAATCTATACCCAGAACTAACAAAGAAAATTGTTGAGGAATATAACTCGTGA